The Equus caballus isolate H_3958 breed thoroughbred chromosome 12, TB-T2T, whole genome shotgun sequence genome contains a region encoding:
- the OR5B12D gene encoding olfactory receptor family 5 subfamily B member 12D (The RefSeq protein has 3 substitutions compared to this genomic sequence), producing the protein MENRTEVTEFILLGLTDDPELQIPLFIIFSLIYLITLVGNLGMIKLILLDSHLHTPMYFFLSNLSLVDLGYSSAVTPKVMARFLTGDNIIPYNSCVTQFFFFVAFITVESFLLASMAYDRYAAVCKPLHYTTTMTTSVCTCLVIGPYICGFLNASIHTGNIFRLSFCRSNVVDHFFCDAPPLLTLSCSDNYISEMVILFVVGFNDLFSVLVILISYLFIFITILRMRSSEGCQKAFSACASHLTAVSIFYGTGIFMYLQPSSSHSMGTDKLASVFYTMVVPMLNPLVYSLRNKEVKSAFKKTVGKAKSSVGLMF; encoded by the coding sequence ATGGAGAACAGAACGGAGGTGACTGAGTTCATTCTTTTGGGGTTAACTGATGACCCAGAACTGCAGATCCCACTCTTCATAATCTTCTCTCTCATCTACCTCATCACTCTGGTTGGGAACCTGGGGATGATCAAGTTGATTCTGTTGGATTCTCatctccacactcccatgtactttttcctcagtaACCTCTCTCTGGTGGACCTTGGTTATTCCTCAGCTGTCACTCCCAAGGTCATGGCAAGATTCCTCACAGGAGACAATATCATCCCCTATAATTCTTGTGTCACACAATTCTTCTTCTTTGTAGCCTTTATCACTGTAGAGAGTTTCCTCTTGGCCTcaatggcctatgaccgctatgcaGCAGTGTGTAAACCCCTGCATTACACCACCACCATGACAACAAGTGTGTGTACTTGTCTGGTCATAGGCCCCTACATCTGTGGTTTCTTGAATGCTTCCATCCACACTGGGAATATTTTCAGGCTCTCCTTCTGTAGGTCCAATGTGGTTGATCACTTTTTCTGTGATGCTCCTCCTCTTCTGACTCTCTCATGCTCAGACAACTACATCAGTGAAATGGTTATTCTTTTTGTGGTGGGCTTCAATGATCTCTTTTCTGTCCTGGTCATCTTGATCTCCTACCTGTTTATATTTATCACCATCCTGAGGATGCGCTCATCTGAAGGATGCCAGAAGGCCTTTTCCACCTGTGCTTCCCACCTCACTGCGGTCTCCATCTTCTATGGGACAGGCATCTTCATTTACTTACAGCCCAGCTCCAGTCATTCCATGGGCACAGACAAATTGGCATCTGTGTTTTATACTATGGTCGTCCCCATGCTGAATCCACTggtctacagcctgaggaacaaagAAGTCAAGAGCGCCTTTAAAAAGACTGTGGGGAAGGCAAAGTCTTCTATAGGATTAATGTTTTAA